From Actinopolymorpha cephalotaxi, one genomic window encodes:
- the tesB gene encoding acyl-CoA thioesterase II has translation MPRSLDELRDLLDLEKIEDNLFRGRQPETRLQRVFGGQVAGQALVAASRTMGPDRMVHSLHAYFLRPGDTSVPIVYDVECTRDGRSFSTRRVVARQHGRTIFYMSASFHVPEPGYEHQDAMPDVPDPERCPTLGEVLEKVSGRPSAAWAEEWAALDVRYAGDSARGGVPADPEHPARARVWLRAAGTLPDDPVLHSCVLAYASDLTLLGATLVPHGTHIGAPDLQTVSLDHAIWFHRAFRADDWLLYDQVSPSAADSRGLATGRLFTPDGSLVASVVQEGLIRQVPRTER, from the coding sequence GTGCCCCGATCCCTCGACGAACTCCGCGACCTGCTCGACCTCGAGAAGATCGAGGACAACCTCTTCCGTGGCCGGCAGCCCGAGACCAGGCTCCAGCGGGTGTTCGGCGGCCAGGTCGCGGGCCAGGCCCTGGTGGCGGCCAGCCGCACCATGGGACCGGACCGGATGGTGCACTCGCTGCACGCGTACTTCCTGCGCCCGGGCGACACCAGCGTCCCGATCGTCTACGACGTCGAGTGCACCCGCGACGGCCGGTCGTTCAGCACCCGGCGGGTGGTGGCCCGCCAGCACGGCCGGACGATCTTCTACATGAGCGCGTCGTTCCACGTGCCCGAGCCCGGTTACGAGCACCAGGACGCCATGCCGGACGTACCCGACCCCGAGCGCTGCCCGACCCTGGGCGAGGTGCTGGAGAAGGTGTCCGGCCGGCCCAGTGCCGCCTGGGCGGAGGAGTGGGCGGCGCTGGACGTGCGGTACGCCGGGGACTCCGCACGTGGCGGCGTGCCCGCCGACCCCGAGCACCCGGCCCGCGCCCGGGTGTGGCTGCGGGCCGCCGGCACCCTGCCCGACGATCCGGTGCTGCACAGCTGTGTGCTCGCGTACGCCAGCGACCTCACCCTGCTCGGCGCCACGCTGGTGCCGCACGGCACCCACATCGGCGCACCCGACCTGCAAACCGTGTCGCTGGACCACGCGATCTGGTTCCACCGGGCGTTCCGGGCCGACGACTGGCTGCTCTACGACCAGGTTTCCCCGTCGGCGGCGGACTCGCGCGGCCTGGCGACCGGGCGGCTGTTCACCCCGGACGGCTCACTCGTCGCCTCCGTCGTGCAGGAGGGGCTGATCCGGCAGGTTCCGCGTACGGAAAGGTAG
- a CDS encoding thiamine-binding protein, which translates to MIVAFSISPTSGADDGSVSEAVAEAVRVVRESGLPNETNAMFTNIEGEWDEVMAVVKRAVDVVAATSPRVGLVLKADIRPGHTGELTGKVERVERLLAD; encoded by the coding sequence ATGATCGTGGCCTTCAGCATCAGTCCCACCAGCGGAGCCGACGACGGCAGTGTGAGCGAGGCGGTCGCCGAGGCGGTCCGGGTCGTCCGCGAGTCCGGGCTGCCGAACGAGACCAACGCGATGTTCACCAACATCGAGGGGGAGTGGGACGAGGTGATGGCGGTGGTCAAGCGGGCGGTCGACGTCGTGGCCGCGACCTCGCCCCGCGTCGGCCTGGTCCTCAAGGCCGACATTCGTCCCGGCCACACCGGCGAGCTCACCGGCAAGGTCGAACGCGTCGAGCGCCTGCTCGCCGACTGA
- a CDS encoding FadR/GntR family transcriptional regulator translates to MAESGRRRHLEERVVDLILEQGLPAGAPLPSEPALVDTLGVSRNSVREALRALHTLGIVDIRHGYGTFVGSAPLTAVTPGLLFRTRLRVRDDPGALADLVEVRELLELGLIEHVATSVDEAQLETLDRAVEAMAEGDLAAADRRFHEALYAPVANELAIQLISVFWDIYHQVAGELERTPVDRDRVVQGHRRVVEALRSGDPAQARQALLNHFADLRDRVRRLVTAVSESR, encoded by the coding sequence ATGGCGGAAAGTGGCCGGCGCAGGCACCTGGAGGAACGCGTCGTCGACCTGATCCTCGAGCAGGGCCTGCCGGCCGGTGCGCCGCTCCCGTCCGAGCCGGCTCTGGTCGACACGCTGGGCGTGAGCCGCAACTCCGTGCGGGAGGCTCTGCGCGCGCTGCACACGCTGGGCATCGTGGACATCCGGCACGGCTACGGCACGTTCGTGGGGAGCGCGCCGCTGACCGCGGTGACGCCGGGCCTGCTGTTCCGTACCCGGCTGCGGGTGCGTGACGACCCCGGCGCCCTCGCCGACCTGGTGGAGGTCCGCGAACTCCTCGAGCTCGGCCTGATCGAACACGTCGCCACCAGCGTCGACGAAGCCCAGCTCGAGACCCTGGACCGCGCGGTCGAGGCGATGGCCGAGGGCGATCTCGCCGCCGCCGACCGCCGTTTCCACGAGGCGCTGTACGCACCGGTGGCCAACGAGCTCGCCATTCAGCTGATCTCGGTGTTCTGGGACATCTACCACCAGGTGGCCGGCGAACTGGAACGCACGCCGGTCGATCGTGACCGGGTGGTCCAGGGGCACCGCCGGGTGGTGGAGGCGCTCCGCTCGGGCGACCCGGCGCAGGCCCGGCAGGCGTTGCTGAACCACTTCGCCGACCTGCGCGATCGCGTCCGGCGGCTGGTGACGGCCGTCTCCGAGTCCCGCTGA